A window of Neisseria canis contains these coding sequences:
- the dnaB gene encoding replicative DNA helicase — MNNPGYAVDSHDDEVTALSLPPHSVEAEQSVLGGLMLENAAWDRVADVVTGEDFYRHEHRLIFRAIAGLVNESRPADVITVQEALERNDELENAGGFNYLVTLAQNTPSAANIRRYAEIVRERSVMRQLAEVGTEIARSAYNPQGRDAGQLLDEAENKVFQIAESTAKSKQGFLNMPDLLKEVVERIDLLYSRDNPDEVTGVATGFIDLDKKTSGLQGGDLIIVAGRPSMGKTAFSINIAEYVAVESKLPVAVFSMEMGGAQLVMRMLGSIGRLDQSVLKTGALKDEHWGRLNDAVVKLSDAPMFIDETPGLTALELRARARRLARQFGGKLGLIVIDYLQLMSGSGRNDNRASELGEISRSLKSLAKELHVPVIALSQLSRTVEQRTDKRPMMSDLRESGAIEQDADLIMFMYRDEYYNPESQFKGLAECIIGKNRNGPVGKVVLTWTGQFTKFDNAAFVPDMAMMED, encoded by the coding sequence ATGAACAATCCGGGCTATGCTGTTGATTCGCATGATGATGAAGTAACTGCATTATCGCTGCCACCACACTCGGTTGAAGCGGAGCAGTCGGTGCTTGGCGGATTGATGTTGGAAAATGCGGCTTGGGATAGGGTTGCCGATGTTGTAACTGGCGAAGACTTTTACCGCCACGAACACCGCTTGATTTTCCGTGCAATTGCCGGCTTGGTAAATGAAAGCAGACCGGCTGATGTGATTACCGTTCAGGAAGCATTGGAGCGGAACGATGAGCTGGAGAACGCAGGCGGGTTCAACTATTTGGTTACTTTGGCGCAAAACACGCCTTCCGCTGCGAATATCCGTCGATATGCGGAAATTGTGCGCGAACGCTCGGTAATGCGCCAGCTTGCCGAAGTAGGCACGGAAATTGCACGCAGCGCCTACAATCCGCAAGGCCGCGATGCAGGCCAGCTGCTGGATGAGGCCGAAAATAAAGTGTTCCAAATTGCCGAAAGTACTGCCAAGTCGAAACAAGGTTTTTTGAATATGCCGGATTTGCTCAAAGAGGTGGTCGAGAGAATCGACCTGCTTTACTCGCGCGACAACCCGGATGAAGTAACCGGCGTAGCAACGGGTTTTATAGATTTGGACAAAAAAACTTCGGGTTTGCAAGGAGGCGATTTAATTATCGTAGCAGGGCGACCGTCTATGGGTAAAACCGCCTTCTCAATTAACATTGCGGAATATGTGGCCGTAGAAAGCAAGCTTCCGGTTGCTGTGTTCTCTATGGAAATGGGGGGCGCACAATTGGTGATGCGTATGCTCGGATCCATTGGCAGGCTAGATCAAAGCGTTTTAAAAACAGGTGCTTTGAAAGACGAGCATTGGGGGCGTTTGAACGATGCAGTTGTGAAGCTTTCCGATGCTCCGATGTTTATCGATGAAACGCCAGGGCTTACCGCGCTGGAATTGCGCGCGCGCGCGCGGCGCTTGGCAAGGCAGTTCGGCGGCAAATTGGGTTTGATTGTGATTGATTACCTGCAATTGATGTCCGGCTCGGGTCGCAACGATAACCGTGCTTCCGAGTTGGGGGAAATTTCACGTTCGTTGAAATCATTGGCAAAAGAATTGCATGTTCCTGTGATTGCCTTGTCGCAACTGAGCCGTACGGTGGAGCAGCGTACCGATAAACGCCCCATGATGTCCGACCTGCGCGAATCGGGTGCGATCGAGCAGGATGCGGATTTGATTATGTTTATGTATCGGGATGAATATTACAATCCCGAATCCCAGTTTAAGGGGTTGGCGGAATGTATTATCGGTAAAAACCGTAACGGCCCTGTAGGCAAAGTGGTGCTTACATGGACCGGTCAGTTTACCAAATTCGACAACGCAGCATTCGTGCCGG
- the pgeF gene encoding peptidoglycan editing factor PgeF — MKNINLKQVFDEKIISGDFLYADWPAPDNVKVLITTRKGGKSNGCFSSLNVGGHVGDNPEAVAQNRSYVQEHVGAPLVFLNQVHGADVVRAVDAAQKMMDADACVDDTGRAACVVMTADCLPVLLCDRAGAVVAAAHAGWRSLAGGVLQNTVAAMRVDPMEIMAYFGPAIGPDAFEVGSEVKDAFCSQISEAEDAFESIGGEKYLADIYHLARLILQREGVTQIYGGSHCTVLERENFFSYRRDGQTGRMASIIWLEQDH; from the coding sequence ATGAAAAATATAAATTTAAAACAGGTTTTTGATGAAAAAATCATCTCCGGTGATTTTCTTTATGCAGACTGGCCTGCTCCCGACAATGTAAAGGTTTTAATAACGACACGAAAGGGAGGTAAAAGCAACGGTTGTTTTAGCAGCTTGAACGTAGGCGGACATGTGGGGGATAACCCCGAAGCGGTTGCTCAAAACCGTTCTTATGTGCAAGAGCATGTAGGAGCACCGTTGGTATTTTTAAATCAGGTTCATGGTGCCGATGTGGTGCGAGCCGTCGATGCGGCACAAAAGATGATGGATGCGGACGCTTGTGTAGATGATACGGGCCGTGCGGCGTGTGTTGTGATGACGGCGGATTGTTTGCCTGTATTGCTGTGCGACCGTGCAGGAGCAGTCGTTGCCGCCGCGCATGCAGGTTGGCGCAGTTTGGCCGGCGGTGTGTTGCAGAACACGGTTGCCGCTATGCGGGTTGATCCGATGGAAATTATGGCATATTTCGGCCCGGCCATCGGCCCTGATGCATTTGAAGTGGGCAGTGAAGTGAAGGACGCATTTTGCAGTCAGATATCGGAGGCTGAAGATGCCTTTGAGAGCATAGGCGGAGAAAAATATTTGGCCGATATTTACCATTTGGCACGCCTGATTTTACAAAGAGAAGGTGTAACCCAAATTTACGGCGGTTCACATTGCACGGTGTTGGAGCGCGAAAACTTTTTTTCTTACCGCAGAGATGGGCAAACGGGCAGAATGGCCAGCATTATTTGGCTGGAACAAGATCATTAA
- a CDS encoding serine O-acetyltransferase, which produces MKSLLLPSTHLMFVYRISNALYRSKLTRPLSYFIYLIGRMVFSSDIHPGAKIGKGCKFAHHYNITIGAGAEVGSNCKIFNGVSIANDGTQAKANVYPKVGDNVMLGTGVKLIGGITIGSDSVVGANAVVVKDLPPCSLAAGVPAKVLRTIDRSEFY; this is translated from the coding sequence ATGAAAAGTTTACTTTTACCGTCTACACACTTGATGTTTGTGTACCGTATTTCAAATGCGCTTTACCGCAGCAAATTAACGCGACCTTTAAGCTATTTTATCTATTTGATTGGACGCATGGTTTTTTCCAGCGACATCCATCCCGGAGCTAAAATCGGAAAAGGTTGCAAGTTTGCACACCATTATAATATTACTATCGGCGCCGGCGCAGAAGTGGGCAGCAATTGTAAAATTTTCAACGGTGTATCGATTGCCAACGACGGCACTCAGGCCAAAGCCAATGTTTATCCGAAAGTAGGCGATAATGTTATGCTGGGAACAGGTGTCAAACTGATCGGCGGAATAACGATAGGCTCGGATTCAGTAGTCGGTGCCAACGCCGTGGTAGTAAAAGATCTCCCTCCCTGTTCTTTGGCAGCAGGCGTTCCGGCAAAAGTATTGCGCACGATAGACCGAAGCGAGTTTTACTAA
- the rluD gene encoding 23S rRNA pseudouridine(1911/1915/1917) synthase RluD, with amino-acid sequence MQNISLDNEADYSDDLEFSAAPNAESFINLVIPVDLAGMRLDAALAKLLPDYSRSRLSSWIKEGAVSVNGKATQPKDKLIGGEELVVEIQQSDENAVFMPEPMDLDIVYEDDTVIVLNKPAGLVVHPAAGNWSGTLLNGLLAHCPDLTQVPRAGIVHRLDKDTSGLMVVAKTLPAQNDLVKQLQERSVKRIYRAVANGIVPFDGKIETLIGRDPHNRLKMAAVKFGGKEAVTHVKVLERYGAHSYIECALETGRTHQIRVHMREANHPLAGDPVYGNPRHQCSAAVKEAVKDLNRQALHAHSLSFKHPKTGETVSFKAPLPQDMYHLLSVLRLESGLDSSLSSEEEWLEKVGEQDDDDWNEDDYDVEVVYVKE; translated from the coding sequence ATGCAAAATATTTCCTTGGATAACGAAGCCGATTATAGCGATGATTTGGAGTTTTCGGCAGCCCCTAATGCAGAAAGTTTCATAAATTTAGTGATACCGGTCGATTTGGCGGGCATGCGGCTTGATGCTGCTTTGGCGAAACTGTTACCCGATTATTCCCGCAGCCGCCTGAGCAGCTGGATCAAAGAAGGCGCAGTTTCTGTGAACGGCAAAGCGACGCAGCCGAAAGATAAATTAATCGGTGGCGAAGAGCTGGTGGTGGAAATTCAGCAAAGCGATGAGAATGCCGTCTTTATGCCGGAACCGATGGATTTGGACATTGTTTATGAGGACGATACGGTCATTGTGTTGAATAAGCCTGCCGGTTTGGTGGTGCATCCGGCGGCAGGAAATTGGTCGGGCACGCTGCTTAACGGGCTTTTGGCGCATTGTCCTGACTTGACGCAGGTGCCGCGTGCGGGGATTGTGCACAGGTTGGACAAAGATACCAGCGGTTTGATGGTGGTGGCGAAAACTTTACCGGCGCAAAACGATTTGGTAAAGCAGCTTCAAGAGCGCAGTGTGAAACGGATTTACCGTGCCGTGGCTAACGGCATCGTGCCTTTTGACGGTAAAATCGAAACCCTGATCGGTCGTGATCCGCATAACCGCTTAAAAATGGCAGCGGTGAAGTTTGGCGGGAAAGAAGCGGTAACTCATGTGAAAGTATTGGAGCGGTATGGCGCGCACAGTTATATAGAATGTGCATTGGAAACGGGGCGTACCCACCAGATCCGTGTCCATATGCGTGAGGCCAACCATCCGCTGGCAGGTGATCCGGTGTACGGCAATCCGCGCCACCAATGCTCGGCTGCGGTAAAGGAGGCGGTAAAAGATTTGAACCGGCAGGCTTTGCATGCCCATAGTTTGAGCTTTAAACATCCGAAAACTGGTGAAACCGTGTCGTTTAAAGCGCCGTTGCCTCAGGATATGTATCATTTGTTGTCGGTATTGCGCTTGGAAAGCGGCTTGGATTCTTCTTTGAGCAGTGAAGAGGAATGGCTGGAAAAAGTGGGTGAGCAGGACGATGATGATTGGAATGAAGATGATTATGATGTTGAAGTGGTTTATGTAAAGGAATGA
- a CDS encoding outer membrane protein assembly factor BamD, which produces MKKILLIVSLGLALSGCATKGAADKDAQITQDWTVNQLYTEAQDELNSNNYTRAIKLYELLQSRFPNGVYAQQALLDTAYAYYKDDERERALSTIQRFQHLYPNHPRMDYVLYLKGLVLFNEDQSFFNKLASQDWSDRDPKANREAYYAFEELTKRFPESEYVADATERMAKLVDALAGNEMAIARYYINRGAYLAAINRSQKIIAQYQNTRFVEEALAIMITSYKKLNKPELAEDTARVLQTNFPQSPYLTKDWKPDSMPWWRYWK; this is translated from the coding sequence ATGAAAAAAATTCTTTTAATTGTTTCTTTAGGCTTGGCGTTATCAGGCTGCGCAACAAAAGGTGCAGCAGATAAAGATGCCCAGATTACCCAAGATTGGACTGTCAACCAGCTCTACACCGAAGCGCAAGATGAGCTGAACAGCAATAATTATACGCGAGCCATCAAATTATATGAACTGCTGCAATCGCGATTTCCTAACGGTGTATATGCCCAGCAAGCCTTGCTGGATACGGCTTATGCGTATTATAAAGACGACGAGCGCGAGCGCGCGCTTTCCACCATCCAGCGCTTCCAGCACCTTTATCCCAACCATCCGCGCATGGATTATGTTCTCTATCTGAAAGGCTTGGTGCTGTTTAACGAAGACCAGTCTTTCTTCAACAAATTGGCCTCCCAAGACTGGTCAGACCGGGATCCGAAAGCCAACCGTGAAGCCTATTATGCTTTCGAAGAGCTTACCAAGCGCTTTCCCGAAAGCGAATATGTAGCGGATGCCACCGAGCGCATGGCTAAACTGGTTGATGCTCTGGCCGGCAACGAAATGGCTATCGCCCGCTACTACATTAACCGGGGCGCCTACCTTGCCGCCATCAACCGTTCGCAAAAGATCATCGCGCAATACCAAAACACCCGCTTTGTGGAAGAAGCTTTGGCGATTATGATCACTTCTTACAAGAAGCTGAACAAACCCGAATTGGCTGAAGACACGGCCCGCGTGCTGCAAACCAACTTCCCGCAAAGTCCATATCTAACGAAAGACTGGAAGCCCGACAGTATGCCCTGGTGGCGCTATTGGAAATAA
- the ubiB gene encoding ubiquinone biosynthesis regulatory protein kinase UbiB, translated as MKWLKRTTTLAKTVYRYGLADLLMPLAGKTWICGLLRKLPKSSEYADTALPVRLRLALESLGPVFVKFGQVLSTRPDLIPHNYAAELSKLQDRVPPFDAELSCRQIEQSLGKPIDALYAQFDTTPVASASVAQVHKARLHSGEQVAVKVLRPNLAPVIEQDLALLRFGAGWIERLSADGKRLRPREVVDEFDKYLHDELDLMREAANASQLGRNFKDSTMLIVPQVYYDYCSRDVLTIEWMNGTPVADIAGLKAKGIDLHRLARYGVEIFFTQVFRHGFFHADMHPGNILVADDGRYIALDFGIVGSLTDYDKRYLAINFLAFFNRDYHRVATAHIESGWVPPDTRAEELEAAVRAVCEPIFNKPISQISFGLVLMRLFETSRRFNVEIQPQLVLLQKTLLNIEGLGRQLDPDLDLWTTAKPFLTRWMAEQVGPKAFLNTLKNEAPDWAQILPSLPRKINMLVDETRQQEMRDAYIHLVKTQQKQNLWLCVIAVALVLILLFK; from the coding sequence ATGAAATGGCTTAAACGCACAACCACTTTGGCTAAAACCGTATACCGCTACGGCTTGGCAGATTTGCTGATGCCGCTTGCCGGCAAAACATGGATATGCGGCTTATTGCGCAAGCTGCCGAAGTCGTCCGAATACGCAGATACCGCGTTGCCTGTGCGCCTCCGCTTGGCATTGGAAAGCCTGGGGCCGGTATTTGTAAAATTCGGGCAAGTGCTCTCTACACGACCTGATTTGATTCCGCACAACTATGCAGCTGAGCTTTCCAAGTTGCAAGACCGTGTGCCGCCTTTTGATGCAGAATTGTCGTGCCGCCAAATCGAGCAATCGTTAGGCAAACCGATTGATGCGCTTTATGCTCAATTCGACACCACGCCGGTGGCCAGTGCGTCTGTTGCGCAAGTGCATAAAGCGCGTTTACACAGCGGCGAACAGGTTGCGGTAAAGGTGCTGCGCCCGAATCTTGCTCCCGTGATTGAGCAAGACTTGGCTTTGTTGCGTTTTGGCGCTGGCTGGATTGAGCGTTTGTCTGCCGACGGCAAAAGGCTGCGCCCGCGCGAAGTGGTGGATGAGTTTGACAAATATCTGCACGATGAATTGGATTTGATGCGTGAAGCGGCCAATGCCAGCCAGCTCGGACGCAATTTTAAAGACAGCACCATGCTGATCGTGCCGCAAGTGTATTACGATTATTGCAGCCGCGATGTACTCACCATCGAGTGGATGAACGGCACGCCGGTGGCCGATATAGCGGGTCTTAAAGCCAAAGGTATCGATTTGCACCGTTTGGCGCGTTACGGTGTGGAAATTTTTTTCACACAAGTTTTCCGCCACGGTTTTTTCCATGCCGATATGCACCCGGGCAATATTCTGGTTGCTGATGACGGTCGCTATATCGCACTTGATTTCGGCATTGTCGGCAGCTTGACTGATTATGACAAGCGCTATCTAGCCATCAACTTTCTGGCGTTTTTCAATCGCGATTACCACCGCGTGGCAACCGCGCATATCGAGTCGGGCTGGGTGCCGCCCGATACGAGGGCGGAAGAGCTGGAAGCGGCCGTGCGTGCGGTGTGCGAACCGATTTTTAATAAACCCATATCGCAAATTTCGTTCGGCTTGGTTTTGATGCGCTTGTTTGAAACCAGCCGCCGCTTTAATGTGGAAATCCAGCCCCAGCTTGTTTTGCTGCAAAAAACGCTGTTGAATATCGAAGGCTTGGGTCGCCAACTTGACCCTGATTTGGATTTATGGACAACGGCAAAACCTTTCCTAACCCGTTGGATGGCGGAGCAGGTCGGGCCTAAAGCATTTTTGAACACGCTGAAAAACGAAGCGCCCGATTGGGCGCAAATCCTGCCCAGCCTGCCGCGGAAAATCAATATGCTGGTGGATGAAACCCGGCAGCAGGAAATGCGCGATGCCTATATACATTTGGTTAAAACCCAGCAAAAACAGAATCTTTGGCTGTGTGTGATCGCCGTGGCACTGGTGTTGATTTTATTGTTTAAATAA
- the nfsA gene encoding oxygen-insensitive NADPH nitroreductase yields the protein MEFTSKPALQTALNHRSIRKYTGEPIPAEMLEIILKAGQAASTSSFLQSAHIIRVTDMEMRKKLRAVGANQHYIETCAEFLVFCIDFAKHKQIAPDAQTDWTEMTLMGSIDAGIMAQNVMLTAESLGLGGVYIGCLRDDINATNEILNLPENVVPLFGMSLGWPAQEPMMRPRLPAECVVTENGYRPMDKAVYEAYNTQVKDYYKQRSNLDLDFTQQVRNSLCQEVRPDVLPFLQRKGLAKR from the coding sequence ATGGAATTTACCAGTAAACCCGCCTTGCAAACCGCGCTTAACCACCGCTCCATCCGCAAATACACGGGCGAACCGATTCCGGCGGAAATGCTGGAAATCATTTTGAAGGCAGGGCAGGCGGCGTCAACCTCCAGCTTTTTGCAGTCGGCACACATTATCCGCGTTACCGATATGGAAATGCGCAAAAAGCTGCGTGCAGTAGGCGCCAACCAACACTATATCGAAACTTGCGCGGAATTTTTGGTATTTTGTATTGATTTTGCCAAACACAAACAGATTGCGCCCGATGCTCAAACAGACTGGACTGAGATGACGCTGATGGGTTCGATTGATGCCGGGATTATGGCGCAAAATGTGATGCTTACCGCAGAATCACTCGGTTTGGGCGGCGTGTATATAGGTTGTTTGCGCGACGACATCAATGCGACCAATGAAATATTGAATCTGCCCGAGAATGTGGTGCCGCTGTTTGGTATGTCTTTGGGTTGGCCTGCCCAAGAACCCATGATGCGCCCGCGCCTGCCTGCCGAATGCGTGGTTACAGAAAACGGCTACCGCCCCATGGATAAAGCGGTTTACGAAGCATATAACACGCAGGTTAAAGATTATTACAAACAGCGCAGTAATCTGGATTTGGACTTTACGCAGCAAGTACGCAATTCTCTTTGTCAGGAAGTGCGTCCGGATGTATTGCCGTTTTTGCAGCGTAAAGGATTGGCCAAGCGCTGA